From the genome of Impatiens glandulifera chromosome 9, dImpGla2.1, whole genome shotgun sequence, one region includes:
- the LOC124913681 gene encoding protein S-acyltransferase 8-like isoform X1 produces MAKRVYQLWKGSNIFLLNGRLIFGPDARSLIFTLLLILVPVVIFCSLVAKNLFHRFPSYDAGYAILLVTIFFTIYVLILLLLTSARDPGIVPRNLHPPEEEFCYESSASVDAGGRPTPSLRLPRFKEVLVNGVIVKVKYCDTCMLYRPPRCSHCSVCDNCVERFDHHCPWVGQCIGKRNYRYFFLFISSAALLCMFVFSMSVLNMKFLFDDHGTVWKAMKGSPASVVLIAFCFVSLWFVGGLTGFHLYLVSTNQTTYENFRYRIDNRIYDRGCLKNLWEVLCSKIEPSRNKFRGLVQDEATSLPRPSPNRGGDMGETSGERREKVEDDLELGNDLMKVSRRRDFEDQKRVDSELGVDMELQVSMADRYSNVGGRRNVS; encoded by the exons ATGGCGAAGCGCGTCTACCAACTCTGGAAGGGAAGCAAC ATATTTCTTTTGAATGGGAGGCTGATATTTGGACCAGATGCAAGGTCTCTGATATTTACCTTACTTTTAATACTTGTTCCTGTAGTCATCTTTTGCAGTCTAGTTGCAAAGAATCTCTTCCATAGATTTCCCTCTTACGATGCTGGATATGCAATTCTGTTGGTGACAATCTTCTTCACGATATAC GTGTTGATACTTCTCCTTTTGACCTCAGCTCGTGATCCTGGTATTGTTCCACGCAATCTGCATCCTCCGGAAGAAGAGTTCTGCTATGAATCATCGGCTTCTGTTGATGCTGGTGGCAGACCCACACCAAGCCTTCGTTTGCCCCGTTTTAAAGAAGTTCTTGTTAATGGTGTAATTGTGAAGGTTAAATACTGCGACACATGTATGTTATATCGTCCTCCACGATGTTCTCATTGTTCTGTCTGTGATAATTGTGTCGAAAGATTTGATCATCATTGCCCTTGGGTTGGGCAATGCATTGGAAAG CGCAACTATCGGTACTTTTTCTTGTTTATTTCGTCTGCGGCGCTTCTATGCATGTTCGTGTTTTCAATGTCAGTTTTGAACATGAAGTTTCTTTTTGATGATCATGGAACCGTTTGGAAGGCCATGAAAGGCTCGCCTGCATCCGTAGTTCTCATCGCCTTCTGCTTTGTTTCTCTATGGTTCGTAGGCGGACTCACTGGATTTCACTTATACCTTGTTTCCACAAATCAG ACCACATATGAGAATTTTAGGTACAGAATAGATAACAGAATTTACGATCGTGGCTGCCTGAAAAATTTATGGGAAGTGTTATGCTCAAAGATTGAGCCTTCGAGGAACAAGTTTCGAGGATTAGTACAAGATGAGGCAACTTCGCTTCCTCGGCCTTCCCCTAACCGTGGGGGGGATATGGGGGAGACAAGTGGAGAAAGGCGGGAAAAGGTAGAGGATGATCTTGAACTTGGAAATGATCTTATGAAGGTATCTCGTCGTCGTGATTTTGAAGATCAGAAGCGTGTTGATTCTGAATTGGGCGTGGACATGGAATTGCAGGTATCCATGGCTGATAGGTACTCGAATGTGGGTGGTAGGAGAAACGTGAGCTAG
- the LOC124914359 gene encoding F-box/kelch-repeat protein At5g15710-like, translated as MGEASVSVSASELISQLVQIGTSSEDDSNQRQVTHFAASGSRNTSPLGRSGSRNTSPSRQKVVKTKPRGLEEETVVTTFSKTTHPDIQMEDNIWAMLPEDLLNEILARVPPFMIFRLRSVCKRWNSILQDMSFLKFHSQVPSHGPCLVTFWKNGQTLQCSVFSLPLKQWYRIPFTFLPQWAFCLVGSSGGLVYFSGFDGLTFRTIVCNPLTQAWRILPSMHFNQQRQLILVVDRMDRSFKVIANSDIYGDNSLPIEVYDSKIDRWTVHQIMPAMNLCSSKMAFCDSRLYLETLSPLGLMMYRLDSGYWEHIPAKFPRSLLDGYLVAGKKKRLFLVGRIGIYSTLQSMRIWELDHTKVVWVEICRMPPRYFRDLLRLSAERFECFGQDNLICFTSWNQAKGLLYDVERKVWSWIVGCAIQTFATQVCFYEPRFDASIY; from the coding sequence ATGGGGGAAGCATCTGTATCTGTATCTGCAAGTGAACTCATATCCCAACTGGTACAAATCGGGACTTCAAGTGAAGATGATAGTAATCAGAGGCAAGTGACTCATTTTGCAGCAAGTGGTTCGAGGAATACGAGTCCCTTAGGAAGATCAGGATCTAGAAATACAAGTCCGTCAAGGCAGAAGGTGGTGAAAACCAAGCCACGGGGTTTGGAGGAGGAGACTGTGGTTACTACATTTAGTAAGACCACTCATCCCGACATTCAAATGGAAGACAATATCTGGGCTATGCTACCAGAAGATTTGTTGAATGAAATATTGGCAAGGGTTCCTCCTTTTATGATTTTTCGATTACGTTCAGTCTGTAAAAGATGGAATTCGATTTTACAAGACATGAGTTTTCTCAAGTTCCATTCTCAAGTGCCATCTCATGGACCATGTCTTGTCACATTTTGGAAGAACGGACAAACCCTTCAATGCTCAGTGTTTAGCTTGCCTTTAAAGCAATGGTATAGAATTCCTTTCACGTTTCTTCCTCAATGGGCTTTCTGTTTAGTCGGTTCATCAGGTGGTCTTGTTTACTTCTCTGGGTTTGATGGATTAACTTTCAGAACTATAGTATGCAACCCATTAACACAAGCCTGGAGGATATTACCGAGTATGCATTTTAACCAGCAAAGACAGTTGATTTTAGTTGTTGATAGGATGGACAGATCGTTTAAGGTTATAGCTAATAGCGATATTTATGGTGATAATTCGCTACCTATAGAAGTATATGACTCAAAAATTGATCGTTGGACAGTTCATCAGATAATGCCTGCCATGAATCTCTGTTCGTCAAAGATGGCATTTTGTGATTCCAGGCTATATCTGGAGACTCTTTCGCCACTGGGTTTAATGATGTATAGATTGGATTCTGGATATTGGGAACATATTCCAGCTAAATTCCCAAGATCGCTATTGGATGGGTATCTGGTTGCTGGGAAGAAGAAGCGACTGTTTCTTGTTGGGAGAATTGGGATTTACAGCACGCTTCAGAGCATGCGGATTTGGGAATTGGATCATACAAAGGTTGTGTGGGTTGAAATATGCAGAATGCCGCCAAGGTATTTTCGAGATCTTCTGAGATTGTCGGCTGAGAGATTTGAATGTTTTGGGCAGGACAATTTGATTTGCTTCACGTCGTGGAATCAAGCCAAGGGTTTGCTTTATGATGTTGAGAGAAAGGTTTGGTCTTGGATTGTTGGTTGTGCTATTCAGACGTTTGCCACCCAAGTGTGTTTTTATGAGCCCAGATTTGATGCCTCTATCTATTAG
- the LOC124913681 gene encoding protein S-acyltransferase 8-like isoform X2: MAKRVYQLWKGSNIFLLNGRLIFGPDARSLIFTLLLILVPVVIFCSLVAKNLFHRFPSYDAGYAILLVTIFFTIYVLILLLLTSARDPGIVPRNLHPPEEEFCYESSASVDAGGRPTPSLRLPRFKEVLVNGVIVKVKYCDTCMLYRPPRCSHCSVCDNCVERFDHHCPWVGQCIGKRNYRYFFLFISSAALLCMFVFSMSVLNMKFLFDDHGTVWKAMKGSPASVVLIAFCFVSLWFVGGLTGFHLYLVSTNQTTYENFRYRIDNRIYDRGCLKNLWEVLCSKIEPSRNKFRGLVQDEATSLPRPSPNRGGDMGETSGERREKVEDDLELGNDLMKVSMADRYSNVGGRRNVS, translated from the exons ATGGCGAAGCGCGTCTACCAACTCTGGAAGGGAAGCAAC ATATTTCTTTTGAATGGGAGGCTGATATTTGGACCAGATGCAAGGTCTCTGATATTTACCTTACTTTTAATACTTGTTCCTGTAGTCATCTTTTGCAGTCTAGTTGCAAAGAATCTCTTCCATAGATTTCCCTCTTACGATGCTGGATATGCAATTCTGTTGGTGACAATCTTCTTCACGATATAC GTGTTGATACTTCTCCTTTTGACCTCAGCTCGTGATCCTGGTATTGTTCCACGCAATCTGCATCCTCCGGAAGAAGAGTTCTGCTATGAATCATCGGCTTCTGTTGATGCTGGTGGCAGACCCACACCAAGCCTTCGTTTGCCCCGTTTTAAAGAAGTTCTTGTTAATGGTGTAATTGTGAAGGTTAAATACTGCGACACATGTATGTTATATCGTCCTCCACGATGTTCTCATTGTTCTGTCTGTGATAATTGTGTCGAAAGATTTGATCATCATTGCCCTTGGGTTGGGCAATGCATTGGAAAG CGCAACTATCGGTACTTTTTCTTGTTTATTTCGTCTGCGGCGCTTCTATGCATGTTCGTGTTTTCAATGTCAGTTTTGAACATGAAGTTTCTTTTTGATGATCATGGAACCGTTTGGAAGGCCATGAAAGGCTCGCCTGCATCCGTAGTTCTCATCGCCTTCTGCTTTGTTTCTCTATGGTTCGTAGGCGGACTCACTGGATTTCACTTATACCTTGTTTCCACAAATCAG ACCACATATGAGAATTTTAGGTACAGAATAGATAACAGAATTTACGATCGTGGCTGCCTGAAAAATTTATGGGAAGTGTTATGCTCAAAGATTGAGCCTTCGAGGAACAAGTTTCGAGGATTAGTACAAGATGAGGCAACTTCGCTTCCTCGGCCTTCCCCTAACCGTGGGGGGGATATGGGGGAGACAAGTGGAGAAAGGCGGGAAAAGGTAGAGGATGATCTTGAACTTGGAAATGATCTTATGAAG GTATCCATGGCTGATAGGTACTCGAATGTGGGTGGTAGGAGAAACGTGAGCTAG
- the LOC124914293 gene encoding RNA-binding protein 39-like, whose protein sequence is MDFDEYEYLEKTVVEETEQRDPLSSKKSKDKDKDAGFDKNDKEHRKDKKSRSEDDRVGRRDRDGKERSEKHEKDRRRSSRNDDREVDREKDRKRTSRYLDKDTEGEIKEKDRSRKHETDRDKERECEFDVRDNNRRFKEKKEKVEPEHDPERDQRTVFAFQMPLKATEKDAYDFFSKAGKVRDVRIIMDRNSRRSKGVGYIEFYDAMSVPMAIALTGQLLLGQPVIVKPSEAEKNLVQSTTSIAGSAAGPYGVVDRKLYVGNLHFNMTELQLKQIFESFGQIELVQLPTDPETGHCKGFGFIQFAKLEDAKNAEKLNGQLDIAGRIIKVSSVADHVGLHDSGAKAADFDDDDGVGMALNAQSRAMLMQKLDRSGTATSFAQSFSDMTSSQQTAIPSPILPSLLTSVETELIGKPSECLLLKNLFDPSTETVEDFDIEIKEEVEEECSKYGRVNHSYVEKNSSGYVYMRFDTMEEAAKAQAAMHKRWFACRLISAVFLQTYEYDAKFKRAT, encoded by the exons ATGGATTTCGACGAGTACGAATACCTGGAGAAGACGGTGGTCGAGGAAACCGAGCAGCGAGACCCCTTGTCTTCTAAGAAAAgcaaagacaaagacaaagacgCCGGCTTCGACAAGAACGATAAAGAACACCGGAAGGATAAGAAATCTAGAAGTGAAGATGATCGCGTCGGGAGGAGAGACAGGGATGGCAAAGAGAGGTCGGAGAAGCATGAGAAGGATCGGCGCCGGAGCAGCAGGAACGACGACAGAGAGGTAGATAGAGAAAAGGATCGGAAACGGACTAGCAGATACTTGGATAAGGATACAGAAGGAGAGATAAAAGAGAAGGATAGGTCGAGAAAGCATGAAACTGACCGTGACAAAGAGAGGGAATGTGAATTCGATGTAAGAGACAACAACAG GAGATtcaaagagaagaaagagaaagtgGAGCCTGAACATGATCCAGAAAGGGACCAAAGAACTGTTTTTGCTTTCCAG ATGCCACTGAAGGCAACTGAAAaggatgcttatgatttcttcTCTAAAGCTGGGAAG GTGAGAGATGTACGGATAATCATGGACAGAAACTCGAGACGGTCCAAAGGAGTTGG GTACATTGAATTTTATGATGCAATGTCTGTGCCAATGGCGATTGCACTTACTGGACAGCTGCTTCTTGGACAACCAGTGATCGTTAAGCCATCAGAGGCTGAAAAGAATCTTGTACAAAGTACTACTTCTATAGCAGGTTCTGCTGCAGGACCATATGGTGTAGTTGATAGAAAACTCTATGTTGGTAACTTACATTTCAACATGACAGAACTTCAGCTCAAACAA ATTTTTGAATCTTTTGGGCAGATAGAGCTTGTACAGTTACCTACAGATCCTGAGACAGGACACTGCAAAGGTTTTGGTTTTATTCAG TTTGCCAAACTTGAAGATGCAAAGAATGCTGAAAAGTTAAATGGGCAACTAGATATTGCCGGTAGAATTATTAAG GTTTCATCAGTGGCCGATCATGTTGGATTACATGATTCAGGGGCCAAAGCAGCTGATTTTGATGACGATGATGGGGTTGGTATG GCACTAAATGCACAGTCAAGAGCAATGCTTATGCAGAAGCTTGATCGAAGTGGAACTGCAACAAG TTTTGCACAGTCTTTCAGTGACATGACATCAAGTCAACAAACTGCAATTCCTTCCCCAATTCTTCCATCACTACTTACTTCTGTGGAAACTGAACTGATTGGAAAGCCTAGTGAATGCCTTCTTCTGAAGAACTTGTTTGATCCATCTACTGAG ACAGTGGAAGATTTTGATATCGAGATTAAAGAGGAAGTGGAGGAAGAATGTTCCAAGTATGGAAGGGTGAATCACTCCTATGTGGAAAA AAATAGTTCCGGTTATGTATATATGCGGTTTGATACAATGGAAGAAGCAGCCAAGGCCCAAGCAGCAATGCATAAGAGATGGTTTGCCTGCAGGTTGATTTCAGCAGTGTTTTTG CAAACATACGAGTACGATGCGAAGTTTAAACGTGCAACTTGA
- the LOC124913682 gene encoding uncharacterized protein LOC124913682, with protein sequence MKKQNRQLKKKKEVSRTNKSADGMHGETINDEFIVENKTSKSTEKKRKDRKLKNKKKGDSRTNESAGGTDGETIVDEIIGEIEMDVENKTSKSNEKKRKGKKLKGDRVTKRSREDGSDGDENGKTKKPHNKCLPPREDEDKKVVEEEDVYQISSGDEDNSKGMKKWISEYHQSRPGLEELQQKIDDFITIHEEQEEKAKIEREAQAEEGGWTVVVHHKGRKKTTESDTGVTVGSVAEAVVIDNMTKKKKKEVELDFYRFQRREANRNEILSLQSKFEQDKKQIQQRRAERKFRPY encoded by the exons ATGAAGAAACAGAACAGgcaattgaagaagaagaaagaagttAGCAGAACAAACAAATCTGCAGATGGAATGCATGGTGAAACCATCAACGATGAATTTATTGTAGAAAACAAAACCAGTAAATCCactgaaaagaaaagaaaagacaGGAAattgaagaataagaagaaaggAGATAGCAGAACAAACGAATCTGCAGGCGGGACAGATGGTGAAACCATCGTTGATGAAATTATTGGGGAGATTGAAATGGATGTagaaaacaaaacaagtaaatcCAATGAAAAGAAACGAAAGGGCAAGAAGTTAAAAGGAGACCGAGTAACTAAAAGATCCAGAGAAGATGGTTCTGATGGTGATGAGAATG GGAAAACAAAGAAACCACATAACAAGTGCCTCCCACCAAGGGAAGATGAAGATAAAAAAGTAGTTGAGGAGGAGGATGTCTATCAAATATCTTCAGGCGATGAGGACAACTCTAAAGGAATGAAAA AATGGATTTCTGAATATCACCAAAGTAGACCAGGGTTGGAAGAATTGCAACAAAAGATTGATGATTTCATTACCATTCATGAGGAGCAAGAGGAGAAG GCAAAAATAGAGAGGGAAGCCCAAGCTGAAGAAGGTGGATGGACAGTTGTTGTACATCATAAGGGTCGGAAAAAAACTACAGAGTCTGATACTGGTGTCACCGTTGGTTCTGTGGCTGAGGCGGTTGTCATTGATAACATGaccaagaagaaaaagaaggaagtAGAGCTGGATTTCTACCGCTTCCAGAGAAGGGAAGCCAACAGAAATG AGATTTTGTCACTTCAAAGCAAATTCGAGCAAGACAAGAAGCAGATACAACAGCGGAGGGCAGAAAGGAAGTTCCGTCCCTACTGA
- the LOC124913680 gene encoding uncharacterized protein LOC124913680 — protein sequence MYVTSPLSLYRKSAKTIVVRPSQGPYSGCLVTTDEEAEEQESLCWGLCRTGKIQELPFPQDRMLKVVHPTNREESSVKTVWFIPVLDQPSCLNRYYVIKARGRYKGLAFTCSREDDIAGCCFRNTITDVKPTSFDHTDIYQQLEIHKDRSGGFYAMAVAGDGYPPKFLRRRGWELHTTSLEFQIRESPGLVNISQLQSNIEPSLDFPMYYKCSPSVVVTKWTCPFMFVKEGSHESRNTQMGKSVVYEMTMERWWEEICSSENESIGKKNVVVAVDCNVKRETVLVYGRESERDERMEDGFVWFKHVVLGFGVGLSKAIVEKMRWVEEKRGWDGSGNEKEVRVEKVVVKEEEDGHGHGWCRFACYVLVESFVLKRMDGVVLLSWKFRHSNITHCRWE from the exons ATGTATGTAACAAGCCCTCTCTCCCTGTACCGAAAATCCGCCAAAACCATTGTGGTTCGACCATCTCAGGGACCATATTCGGGTTGCTTAGTCACTACAGATGAAGAAGCAGAAGAACAAGAAAGCCTTTGTTGGGGACTATGCAGAACCGGAAAGATTCAGGAGCTTCCCTTCCCTCAAGACCGGATGCTTAAAGTTGTTCATCCCACAAATCGCGAAGAGAGCTCTGTAAAGACCGTCTGGTTCATACCTGTCCTCGATCAACCTTCATGCCTTAACCGCTACTATGTCATCAAGGCCAGAGGCCGTTACAAAGG GTTGGCCTTTACATGTTCGAGGGAGGACGATATTGCGGGATGTTGTTTTAGGAACACGATAACGGACGTGAAGCCAACGTCTTTCGATCACACAGACATATACCAACAGTTGGAGATTCACAAGGACCGTTCAGGCGGGTTCTACGCTATGGCAGTTGCCGGCGACGGTTATCCACCGAAATTCCTAAGGAGAAGAGGCTGGGAACTACACACGACATCCCTTGAATTCCAGATAAGGGAATCGCCGGGGCTGGTTAATATAAGCCAGCTTCAGTCGAACATCGAACCTTCCCTCGATTTTCCCATGTACTACAAGTGCTCGCCGTCGGTGGTGGTGACGAAATGGACTTGCCCGTTTATGTTTGTGAAGGAAGGAAGTCACGAATCGAGGAATACCCAGATGGGGAAATCGGTTGTGTATGAGATGACAATGGAGAGATGGTGGGAGGAGATTTGTTCGAGCGAAAACGAAAGTATAGGGAAGAAGAATGTTGTTGTGGCGGTGGATTGCAACGTGAAGAGGGAGACGGTTCTTGTTTATGGAAGGGAGAGTGAAAGAGATGAAAGAATGGAAGATGGGTTTGTTTGGTTTAAGCATGTGGTGTTGGGGTTTGGTGTTGGGTTGAGTAAGGCTATTGTTGAGAAGATGAGATGGGTAGAAGAGAAAAGAGGGTGGGATGGAAGTGGAAATGAGAAAGAAGTGAGAGTGGAAAAGGTTGTggtaaaagaagaagaagatggccATGGCCATGGATGGTGTAGGTTTGCTTGTTATGTGCTGGTTGAgagttttgttttgaaaagaatgGATGGAGTCGTCTTGCTAAGTTGGAAATTCAGACATTCCAACATCACCCATTGCAGATgggagtaa
- the LOC124913958 gene encoding AUGMIN subunit 5-like encodes MQSSASSTAQPEAVLEWLQKEMGYRPLGPYIASNKVATPSADSMRKIYRGNMIPVWNFLLKRVKSEKTVENIRRNILVHGGDDTYSVVLPDTIKAGEVGRRKKGKVGLVGETSISSSAENAREIALQERDLAEKEVERLRHIVRRQRRELKARMLEVSREEAERKRMLDERSNYRHKQVMLETYEQQCDEAIKIFAEYHKRLRFYVGQARDAQRSNNDPLNEMNSGFSTNSEKEAVYSTVKGNKQTDDIILIETARERNIRRVCESLAMQMIEKIRSSFPAYEGSGIHLNPQVEAAKLGIDFDGDIPDEVRHVIVNCLKSPPMLLQGITEYTQRLKASITREIEKIDIRSDAETLRYKYENNTVMDVSSPDPSSPLQYQLYGNGKIAADAPSSGSQNQFLERQKAHVQQFLATEDALNKAAEARNMCQKLIKRLHGSGDMVSSQAQVVGSTSHNVGSLRQLEFDVWVKEREAAGLRASLNTLMSEVQRLDKSCAERKEAEDSLRKKWKKIEEFDSRRSELEFIYKALLRANTDAAAFWSQQPLAAREYASTTIIPACTFVLELSNRSKDYIEKEVSAFYRSPDNCQYMLPSTPQALLDSMGISGSTGPETVAAAEKNAVLLTARAGARDPSAIPSICRISAALQYPAGLEGSDAGLASVLESMEFCLKLRGSEACVLEDLAKAINMVHIRRDIVESGHGLLNHAYRAQQEYERTTSFCLDLAGEQEKSISEKWIPELRSASMNAQKWLEDCKYVRGLIEEWWEQPASTIVDWVTVDGQNVGAWANHVKQMLAFYDKQLL; translated from the exons ATGCAGAGCTCAGCTAGTTCGACGGCTCAACCTGAAGCCGTACTGGAATGGCTTCAGAAAGAGATGGGATACAGACCTCTCGGTCCGTACATTGCTTCCAACAAGGTGGCAACTCCGTCTGCCGACTCGATGCGCAAGATTTATCGAGGCAATATGATTCCAGTGTGGAATTTTTTGTTGAAGAGAGTGAAGTCGGAGAAGACTGTGGAGAATATCCGTAGAAATATACTAGTTCACGGTGGGGATGATACTTATAGTGTTGTACTCCCGGATACAATTAAAGCCGGTGAGGTGGGAAGGAGGAAGAAAGGGAAAGTTGGGTTGGTTGGGGAAACTTCAATCTCGAGTTCAGCAGAGAATGCTAGGGAAATTGCTCTGCAGGAAAGAGATTTGGCTGAGAAGGAGGTTGAGAGGCTGAGGCATATTGTTAGGCGCCAAAGAAGAGAGTTGAAAGCACGTATGTTGGAGGTTTCACGAGAGGAGGCGGAACGAAAACGAATGCTTGATGAGAGGTCAAATTACAG GCACAAGCAGGTAATGTTGGAGACTTATGAACAACAATGTGATGaagcaataaaaatatttgcagAGTATCATAAACGTCTTCGTTTCTATGTTGGTCAAGCAAGGGATGCGCAGAGATCAAATAATGATCCCTTGAATGAGATGAATAGTGGCTTCAGTACTAATAGTGAGAAAGAAGCAGTTTATTCAACTGTTAAAGGCAATAAACAAACAGATGATATCATTCTTATAGAAACAGCTAGAGAAAGAAACATCAGAAGGGTGTGTGAATCTCTTGCAATGCAGATGATTGAAAAGATCCGCAGTTCTTTTCCCGCTTATGAAGGCAGTGGTATCCACTTAAACCCCCAAGTAGAAGCTGCCAAGttaggtattgattttgatgggGACATACCTGATGAAGTTAGACATGTGATTGTAAATTGCCTGAAGAGCCCTCCAATGTTGCTTCAGGGTATAACAGAATACACTCAGAGGTTGAAAGCTTCTATTACAAGAGAAATTGAGAAAATTGATATTAGATCTGATGCTGAAACATTAAG GTATAAATATGAGAACAACACAGTGATGGATGTTTCTTCTCCTGATCCAAGCTCACCATTACAATATCAGTTATATGGTAATGGAAAGATTGCTGCTGATGCGCCATCAAGTGGTAGTCAAAATCAATTTCTTGAGAGACag AAAGCCCATGTTCAACAATTTCTGGCTACGGAAGATGCCCTTAATAAAGCTGCCGAAGCTAGAAATATGTGTCAAAAGCTTATTAAACGGTTGCATGGGAGTGGTGATATGGTATCATCACAGGCACAGGTTGTTGGTAGCACCTCACATAATGTGGGCAGTCTCAGACAACTGGAG TTCGATGTCTGGGTCAAAGAGAGAGAAGCTGCTGGACTGAGGGCTAGCCTGAATACACTGATGTCCGAAGTACAGCGCTTAGATAAATCATGTGCAGAGAGGAAAGAAGCTGAAGATTCTTTGAGGAAAAAGTGGAAAAAAATTGAAGAGTTTGATTCCCGTAGATCAGAACTTGAGTTCATATATAAGGCTTTGCTTAGGGCTAATACG GATGCTGCAGCATTCTGGAGCCAGCAGCCTCTTGCCGCGAGAGAGTATGCATCAACCACTATTATCCCTGCATGTACTTTTGTCTTGGAGTTATCAAATAGATCAAAAGATTATATTGAAAAAGAAGTATCAGCCTTTTACCGTAGTCCTGATAACTGCCAATATATGCTTCCATCAACCCCACAG GCACTTTTGGATTCCATGGGTATAAGTGGCTCGACAGGGCCTGAGACAGTTGCTGCTGCAGAAAAAAATGCTGTTCTCTTGACGGCAAGAGCTGGTGCTAGAGATCCTTCTGCAATTCCTTCCATATGTCGAATTTCTGCTGCACTGCAGTATCCTGCAG GTTTAGAAGGTTCTGATGCTGGTTTGGCATCTGTGCTGGAGTCAATGGAATTCTGTCTAAAACTACGTGGTTCTGAAGCATGTGTTTTGGAGGACTTAGCAAAGGCAATAAACATGGTCCATATACGACGGGATATTGTGGAAAGTGGCCATGGTTTATTAAATCATGCTTATCGTGCTCAACAAGAATATGAAAG AACCACCAgtttttgtttagatttggCGGGTGAACAAGAAAAAAGTATTAGTGAGAAGTGGATACCAGAACTAAGGAGTGCTAGTATGAATGCTCAAAAATGGCTAGAAGATTGCAAATATGTCAGGGGTTTG ATCGAAGAATGGTGGGAACAACCGGCTTCAACAATTGTTGATTGGGTCACTGTCGATGGGCAAAATGTAGGTGCTTGGGCTAACCATGTCAAACAGATGCTTGCTTTTTATGATAAACAACTTCTTTGA
- the LOC124916192 gene encoding agamous-like MADS-box protein MADS2 — protein sequence MGRGRVELKRIENKINRQVTFAKRRNGLLKKAYELSVLCDAEVALIIFSNRGKLYEFSSTSKYIYFFISKFLFMPKTLERYQKCSYSTPEVNNAAKDIEQSSHEEYLKLKGRYETLQHHQRHLLGEDLGPLNIKDLEHLENQLDSSLKQIRSTKTQYMVDQLGDLQTKEKMWVEANRALERKLEEIYKENQFQHAWAAGAEQSNSYAHHHHHQTQGFFQPLDLQIGYRYDPAGGNDHQMNAASASASGHDHQNVNAMIPGWML from the exons ATGGGTAGAGGAAGAGTGGAGCTGAAGAGGATAGAGAACAAGATAAATCGGCAAGTAACGTTTGCAAAGAGGAGAAATGGACTCCTCAAGAAAGCATATGAACTCTCTGTACTTTGTGATGCTGAAGTTGCTCTCATCATCTTCTCTAACCGTGGAAAGCTCTATGAATTTTCCAGCACCTCcaagtatatatatttcttcatctctaaatttt tATT caTGCCAAAAACACTCGAAAGATATCAGAAATGCAGTTACTCCACTCCAGAAGTTAACAACGCTGCCAAAGATATTGAG CAAAGTAGCCACGAAGAGTATTTAAAACTGAAAGGAAGATACGAGACATTGCAACATCACCAAAg GCACCTCCTTGGAGAAGATCTTGGGCCACTTAACATCAAGGATCTTGAGCATCTTGAAAATCAACTAGACTCCTCACTGAAACAAATAAGGTCAACAAAG ACTCAATATATGGTTGATCAACTTGGGGATCTTCAGACAAAG GAGAAAATGTGGGTTGAGGCAAACAGGGCTTTGGAAAGAAAG CTTGAAGAGATTTATAAAGAGAACCAGTTTCAGCACGCATGGGCGGCAGGTGCCGAACAAAGCAATTCATACgcccatcatcatcatcatcaaactcAAGGCTTTTTCCAGCCCTTGGACTTGCAAATTGG CTACAGGTATGATCCTGCAGGTGGGAATGATCATCAGATGAATGCTGCTTCTGCATCTGCTTCAGGTCATGATCACCAAAACGTTAATGCCATGATTCCAG GTTGGATGCTTTGA